The proteins below come from a single Puniceicoccaceae bacterium genomic window:
- a CDS encoding phage portal protein, with the protein MALTLPIPTFIRRLTRSGGDHQIQAAVPQEFYDMPTGGLADFKDLLSGYDHRKLLSASRSIYKNFALVRGTIRQIAIYTVGTNWLPQYNGTDERYRIAAESWLRQFMKISNVRGAPFCMQTDTLLLVITLLRDGEAFILKTTHTWRERIDSDAVQYPAFQYLEAHRIGNPRATLDGTVMGGRYDGAQLRNGIAYNAAGRPLAYHFLSDDPAFDTWIDAKHILHVYDPEWFSQGRGISPLLYGIFDWLDVKEIRDSEKIRQRIAAAISILETNESGEANKTQSRFRDAGSTSENAEGQQKRDFVTVVKRGMFRFLKYNERVEAFKGAETPTLNTREFVASVIRGALIGIGWTYEAAIDGSGLSGTGERRDIAKCEKAIEHWQSVIRRPWTIQIQYATAVADIEGWILDEAGKPVAPPLDKWNWAPQLPRRMSIDNGRDAKAIDTALRNGSLTMIEEIRAQGRDEDAHCLEVVRWWNIRNAYAKKHSIPLEEFGSRFPNQKATPTDDETD; encoded by the coding sequence ATGGCTCTCACTCTGCCCATTCCGACATTTATCCGACGCCTCACCCGAAGCGGAGGGGATCATCAGATCCAGGCGGCAGTGCCACAGGAGTTCTATGACATGCCCACTGGTGGCTTGGCGGACTTCAAGGATCTGCTATCAGGCTACGATCACCGCAAGCTGCTAAGCGCTTCCCGCTCGATCTACAAAAACTTTGCCCTGGTGCGCGGCACGATCCGGCAGATCGCCATCTACACGGTCGGGACGAACTGGCTTCCGCAATACAACGGAACCGACGAGCGTTATCGCATCGCTGCTGAGTCATGGCTGAGGCAGTTCATGAAGATCAGCAACGTTCGCGGGGCACCCTTTTGCATGCAGACCGACACCCTGCTGCTGGTGATCACCCTGCTGCGCGATGGCGAGGCTTTCATTCTGAAGACCACTCACACCTGGCGCGAGCGCATTGACTCTGATGCGGTCCAATATCCCGCATTCCAATACCTCGAAGCTCACCGCATCGGCAATCCCCGCGCGACGCTCGACGGCACGGTCATGGGTGGGCGATACGATGGAGCCCAGCTGCGCAACGGCATTGCCTACAACGCTGCCGGTCGCCCGTTGGCCTACCACTTTTTGTCTGATGACCCGGCTTTTGACACATGGATCGACGCCAAGCACATACTCCACGTGTATGATCCCGAGTGGTTCAGCCAGGGGCGCGGCATCTCACCGCTGCTGTATGGCATTTTCGATTGGCTCGACGTAAAGGAGATCCGCGATTCCGAAAAGATCCGCCAGCGCATCGCCGCTGCGATTTCGATCCTCGAAACCAACGAAAGCGGAGAGGCGAACAAGACGCAGAGCCGCTTCCGCGATGCCGGTAGCACCAGCGAAAACGCTGAGGGCCAGCAGAAGCGCGACTTCGTCACCGTGGTCAAACGCGGCATGTTCCGCTTTCTGAAATACAATGAACGCGTTGAGGCCTTCAAAGGGGCCGAGACTCCCACGCTCAACACCCGCGAGTTTGTTGCGTCGGTCATCCGCGGTGCGCTGATCGGTATCGGTTGGACGTATGAAGCCGCCATCGACGGCAGTGGGTTGAGCGGCACCGGCGAGCGCCGCGACATCGCGAAGTGCGAGAAAGCAATCGAACATTGGCAGTCTGTCATTCGTCGTCCCTGGACGATCCAGATCCAGTATGCCACCGCCGTGGCCGACATTGAAGGATGGATCCTTGATGAGGCTGGCAAGCCAGTAGCCCCGCCGCTGGACAAATGGAACTGGGCCCCGCAGCTCCCGCGCCGCATGTCGATCGACAACGGACGCGACGCCAAGGCCATCGATACCGCACTGCGCAACGGATCGCTCACCATGATCGAAGAGATTCGCGCGCAGGGACGAGACGAGGACGCCCATTGCCTCGAGGTTGTGCGATGGTGGA